From Hydractinia symbiolongicarpus strain clone_291-10 chromosome 11, HSymV2.1, whole genome shotgun sequence, the proteins below share one genomic window:
- the LOC130613771 gene encoding uncharacterized protein LOC130613771, with protein sequence MLNKQNRIVMNGMTTKSTKDTKSYTTDPLLIYICGSAESDTKTALRDGLSNYSFVRCNLSTSNKHNFTENCIAIVNAKLFIFILDRKSIMSTECLSLLGTAVAYDIPVVAVREIGYALPLTLPKQYASTEIIDRSRINEHSIKNEHLATITTLDQILKTLSTQTIIYHEHIHSKCVKTILHIAKTKSKSISFFDQYRTHYINEKAPSPEQNTPMTTLIIEPWPPKYDVRAANTTAKKSTDKHNHKQTNNVIIQKQKLKHSLDLNEHKNKKVSSTPSPKQVRKVKSNKNSPSDIKFSSSSEPIKAFRDTTKESKNDNGEKNSHEGENKHIPIRKFRSNTLTKPIEPPRGIIRRQSSLPNIATNYLVTDPVKSEPTIYHFPMSPRLTVRLTNTYVSPRSSLLGDAEQIHLSRICSPIDFVGEDI encoded by the coding sequence ATGCTGAATAAGCAGAACAGAATAGTTATGAATGGAATGACAACAAAGTCGACAAAAGACACTAAAAGTTATACCACAGACCCTCTGCTTATTTACATCTGTGGAAGCGCGGAAAGCGACACTAAAACAGCTTTACGTGACGGGCTGTCCAATTACAGTTTTGTAAGATGCAACTTGAGCACATCGAACAAACACAATTTCACAGAAAACTGCATTGCTATTGTAAATgccaaattatttatttttatattggaCAGAAAATCCATCATGAGCACTGAATGCCTAAGTTTGCTAGGTACAGCTGTAGCTTATGACATACCAGTGGTGGCTGTTCGAGAAATTGGATATGCATTACCCTTAACGCTACCGAAACAATATGCATCAACGGAAATCATAGATCGTTCCCGAATAAATGAAcattccatcaaaaatgaacatttGGCAACAATTACAACACTGGATCAAATATTGAAAACATTATCTACTCAAACTATTATTTATCACGAGCACATACACAGCAAATGCGTGAAAACAATTTTACAtattgcaaaaacaaaaagcaaaagcATATCTTTTTTTGATCAATACAGGACTCATTACATAAACGAGAAAGCACCTTCACCAGAACAAAACACGCCAATGACAACTTTGATTATAGAGCCATGGCCTCCAAAATATGACGTCAGAGCAGCAAACACAACTGCTAAGAAATCTACTGACAAGCACAaccataaacaaacaaataatgtaATTATACAGAAACAAAAGCTTAAACATTCACTAGACTTAAAtgaacacaaaaacaaaaaagtgtcgTCAACACCATCACCAAAACAAGTAAGAAAagttaaaagcaacaaaaattcTCCTTCAGATATAAAGTTCTCTTCTTCTAGTGAGCCAATAAAAGCATTTAGAGATACCACAAAAGAATCCAAAAATgataatggtgaaaaaaattcacacgAAGGAGAAAATAAACACATACCAATCAGAAAATTTCGATCAAATACGCTCACTAAACCTATTGAACCACCAAGAGGCATTATACGACGACAGTCAAGTCTTCCAAACATTGCAACAAATTATTTAGTAACGGATCCAGTAAAAAGCGAACCAACAATCTACCATTTTCCAATGTCACCAAGACTAACTGTACGCTTAACTAACACGTATGTATCACCAAGATCGAGTCTTTTGGGAGATGCTGAACAAATTCATTTATCTCGCATATGTTCACCAATTGATTTTGTAGGGGAAGATATATAG
- the LOC130613775 gene encoding uncharacterized protein LOC130613775, with the protein MIIYFSDNMWYYFIAHVVYHFTRWFPKDQRFGVRMFSIFISGLFLIPQFIVLVKPSSDRYCDQPLLNLLIASLGMTLAMIAFSFLFTMMEPVPWKLRIGFHFFGFFSLLVGLIQFGITLDSHECDVTTPSLYVLSLSFGILAFVTALFICMIAPFWFVNYFWPGTVLNRKERRGVCYEPVKCCSCIWHV; encoded by the coding sequence ATGATAATATATTTTAGTGACAATATGTGGTATTATTTTATTGCTCATGTTGTCTACCATTTTACAAGATGGTTTCCGAAAGACCAACGATTTGGAGTACGAATGTTTTCAATCTTCATATCAGGATTATTTCTTATTCCACAATTTATCGTTTTGGTTAAGCCATCAAGTGATAGGTATTGTGATCAGCCATTATTAAATCTACTAATAGCTTCTCTTGGTATGACGTTAGCGATGATTGCTTTTTCGTTTTTGTTTACCATGATGGAGCCTGTACCATGGAAATTAAGAattggttttcatttttttggatttttctcTCTTCTTGTTGGTTTAATTCAATTTGGCATCACTTTGGATTCACACGAGTGCGACGTAACTACACCATCATTGTAcgtgttgtcgttgtcgtttgGCATTCTGGCGTTTGTTACTGCTTTATTTATTTGCATGATAGCTCCATTCTGGTTTGTCAATTACTTTTGGCCAGGAACTGTTCTGAATCGAAAAGAACGAAGAGGAGTGTGTTACGAGCCAGTTAAGTGCTGCTCCTGTATATGGCACGTTTGA
- the LOC130613764 gene encoding translin-associated factor X-interacting protein 1-like, whose amino-acid sequence MSIPRLPPVRNQSQKSLVTFDNEVDPLTKHELFENGRVYILNDSNVQHQLPAPTKLRPYIDRTSGEMDTWPAHSNALSSTNDDGQQSLKPKFLLKLEGYLQKELRALGCTDNAPSEKRLQAFREVFQYLIEDFKTYKPLLSVIKNEYEAMLNAQNEEIRTLEPLKAMLVNVHDQCEQKVLSLKQEEKSEVHNLKNENERLQSVIASLRDEIADLQAQVKKCQDEVAHEYQRYRDESDARKLLIQDINDLKYQQEETKRVLLGGADEASKGKKEDSVMLRIALRKAREDLDSKTQRLAEVMADYGDVIPRRDFEKLESRFKAMETEHDVMKKDHENLLNEHSTLIEIHKKVIEQRDNFALDCERMRRSGTPRPDWDKCAMYIEGGVERWNELSKETSTNDKVDILLAEITGQDINVIKNGGGAMVDFFEPKGIEDTIPKYLQSSERVRNRMLSKRDLCILIKDVWQEKIKAEGSTPFTDHSPMDEFLYKYLQRRFSIESMTTEWGYNIHDALTRYSADSSINMFAGVLNRELDEDVYYSHLNQLEELYHMFMKADENDTGILSKEDFSRCLSSFFTSYTSVNLASIIASVEEELGDSFTEDKVTYRDLFTEDDEGKSGPFITCLQRVSTEERKNYLAEIEESLHEKDDVTIANLRQLFFSIDPKLDDQRCDKYTQLAFRSSSTEDKILNLSTANVMENLQRSCIKRT is encoded by the exons ATGTCAATACCTAGGCTGCCACCTGTAAGAAA tcagAGCCAGAAGAGCTTGGTTACATTTGATAATGAAGTTGATCCACTAACGAAACATGAACTATTTGAGAATGGTAGAGTGTATATTTTGAATGACTCCAATGTTCAGCACCAACTCCCTGCACCAACAAAACTGAGG CCATATATAGATAGAACATCTGGTGAAATGGATACGTGGCCTGCCCACTCAAATGCTTTATCATCAACTAACGACGATGGACAGCAATCATTGAAACCAAAATTTCTATTAAAGTTAGAAGGTTATCTACAAAAAGAATTGAGAGCATTAGGTTGCACTGACAATGCACCATCAGAAAAAAGACTACAG GCATTTAGAGAAGTATTTCAGTACCTCATTGAGGATTTTAAAACATATAAACCATTGTTGTCtgttattaaaaatgaatacGAAGCTATGCTGAATGCACAGAATGAAGAGATAAGAACTTTGGAGCCTCTTAAG GCTATGTTAGTCAATGTACACGATCAATGTGAACAGAAGGTTTTAAGTCTAAAGCAAGAAGAAAAATCAG aagtCCAtaaccttaaaaatgaaaatgaacgaCTGCAGAGCGTAATAGCAAGCTTAAG GGATGAAATTGCTGACCTGCAAGCTCAAGTGAAAAAA tgTCAAGATGAAGTTGCACACGAATACCAGAGATATCGCGATGAAAGTGATGCAAG AAAgttgttgatacaagatatcaACGATTTGAAATATCAACAAGAGGAGACAAAACGTGTGTTGTTAGGCGGTGCAGATGAAGCTAGTAAAGGAAAGAAGGAAGATAGTGTTATGTTAAGGATCGCACTAAG AAAAGCGAGAGAAGACTTAGACAGTAAGACGCAAAGGCTGGCAGAAGTAATGGCAGATTATGGTGATGTCATTCCTCGGAGAGATTTCGAGAAGTTGGAATCTCGTTTTAAG GCAATGGAAACTGAACATGATGTTATGAAAAAAGATcacgaaaatttattaaatgaaCATAG tactttgatagaaattcataaaaaagtgATCGAGCAGAGAGATAATTTTGCGCTGGATTGTGAAAGAATGAGAAGAAGTGGCACGCCAAG GCCTGATTGGGACAAATGTGCCATGTATATAGAAGGTGGTGTCGAAAGATGGAATGAGTTATCAAAAGAAACCTCAACAAATGACAAAGTTGACATTCTATTAGCAGAGATAACTGGGCAAGATATCAACGTGATTAAAAATGGCGGCGGTGCTATGGTGGACTTCTTTGAACCAAAG GGTATAGAAGATACGATACCTAAATATTTACAATCCAGTGAACGCGTTCGGAATCGCATGTTGAGTAAGCGAGACCTGTGTATTTTAATTAAAGATGTTTGGCAAGAAAAGATCAAAGCAGAAGGAAGTACTCCGTTTACTGATCATTCACCAATGGATGAATTTCTGTACAAGTATTTACAACGAAGGTTTAGCATAGAAAGTATGACCACGGAATGGGGTTATAACATTCACGACGCTTTGACACGATATAGTGCTGACAGTAGCATCAATATGTTTGCTGGTGTGTTGAATAGGGAG CTGGATGAAGATGTGTACTACTCACATTTGAATCAACTTGAAGAATTGTACCACATGTTTATGAAAGCAGATGAAAATGACACG GGTATACTTTCCAAGGAAGATTTTTCGCGCtgtttatcaagttttttcaCAAGCTATACGTCCGTAAATCTTGCCAGCATCATAGCATCTGTGGAAGAAGAGCTTGGTGATAGTTTTACTGAAGATAAAGTAACATACAGAGATCTTTTTACTGAG GATGATGAAGGAAAAAGCGGCCCGTTTATCACCTGTCTACAACGAGTCAGTACAGAAGAAAGGAAAAACTATCTAGCAGAGATTGAAGAAAGTCTTCATGAGAAAga